The Aptenodytes patagonicus chromosome 10, bAptPat1.pri.cur, whole genome shotgun sequence genome includes a region encoding these proteins:
- the ANKDD1A gene encoding ankyrin repeat and death domain-containing protein 1A isoform X2 has translation MGDDLASGGDTLLHSEKEFHDAAKRNDTARMEELIRRGVDIKAKNNTDRTALHWAAGAGNVDAVRLLLDHNVPVDDEDSFGMNALLLSAWFGHLCVLQILINAGAKINCVNRNGRNLLHCAAQRGHIQVLEFIMEDLEDMCVDKTDQMDRTAFHLAAEYGRLEVVEFLIRLGCSHSAKDKEENTALHLAAKNGHLSVLQKIIDVGVDLDEKNLEGLTALHLAAEGSHSDCVKLLLEAGADVNAQTQKKMNCLHYTALHGYEEIARILMDAGIHTDAVNHQNASATHIAVLQNFPAMVKLFIDAECDLDIPDNRQQTSLHIAAEHGRQDIAEMILIAGVNLKLTDKQGKTSLDVAARGNHVNLADMIIKADRFYKWEKDNLNSDSDSWVAKHLTFKQDHRLETQHIRSVMWRLATKYLKPGEWKKLAHYWKFTDAHIRAIEQQWTGTKSYREHGHRMLLIWLHGVITAGENPIKGLYEGLVGIGRRDLAESIRKKANAGSASPRKCIAM, from the exons ATGGGGGACGACCTGGCGTCGGGAGGCGACACCC TGCTTCATTCAGAGAAGGAGTTCCATGATGCCGCAAAGCGTAATGACACGGCCAGGATGGAGGAGCTCATCAGGAGAGGGGTCGACATCAAAGCCAAAAACAAT ACAGACCGGACTGCCCTGCACTGGGCCGCGGGTGCGGGGAATGTGGATGCTGTGCGACTGCTCCTGGATCACAATGTCCCGGTGGATGATGAAGACAGT TTTGGAATGAATGCACTTCTCCTGTCTGCCTGGTTTGGCCACCTCTGCGTCCTGCAGATCCTCATCAATGCTGGAGCCAAGATTAACTGTGTCAATAGG AATGGCAGGAACCTGCTCCACTGTGCGGCTCAGAGGGGACACATCCAGGTGTTGGAGTTCATCATGGAGGACCTGGAGGACATGTGTGTGGATAAGACAGACCAG ATGGACAGGACAGCGTTTCACCTGGCTGCAGAGTATGGGCGGCTGGAGGTGGTGGAGTTCCTAATTCGGCTGGGTTGTTCTCACAGTGCCAAAGACAAG gaagaaaatacagcattgCATTTAGCTGCTAAAAATGGACATCTCTCGGTGCTGCAGAAGATTATAGATGTTGGAGTGGACCTTGATGAAAAGAACTTA GAAGGACTTACGGCTCTGCACCTGGCTGCTGAGGGGAGTCACAGTGACTGTGTGAAGCTGCTCTTGGAAGCAGGTGCCGATGTCAATGCCCAAACCCAG AAGAAGATGAACTGCCTTCATTACACAGCACTGCACGGCTATGAGGAGATAGCCAGGATCCTCATGGATGCAGGAATCCACACAGATGCTGTTAATCAT CAAAACGCATCAGCAACACACATTGCGGTACTGCAGAACTTCCCAGCCATGGTGAAGCTCTTCATCGATGCCGAGTGTGACCTTGACATTCCAGATAAT aggcagcagaccTCACTCCATATCGCTGCGGAGCATGGCAGGCAGGACATTGCTGAGATGATTCTCATTGCAGGAGTTAATCTGAAGCTAACAGACAAG CAAGGGAAAACATCTCTGGATGTCGCCGCCCGAGGCAATCACGTGAACTTGGCAGACATGATTATCAAAGCCGATCGGTTTTACAAATGGGAAAAG GACAATCTGAACAGCGACTCCGACTCCTGGGTGGCAAAGCACTTGACCTTTAAGCAGGATCACAGGCTGGAAACACAGCACATTCGCTCAGTAATGTGGAGGTTAGCTACTAAGTACCTCAAACCTGGTGAATGGAAGAAGCTGGCACATTACTGGAAATTCACTGATGCCCACATTAGGGCCATTGAGCAACAATGGACAG GCACTAAAAGCTACAGGGAGCACGGCCACAGAATGTTGCTTATCTGGCTCCATGGCGTGATCACGGCAGGAGAAAATCCAATCAAGGGATTGTACGAAGGCCTTGTGGGGATCGGAAGAAGAGATTTAGCAG AAAGCATTCGGAAAAAAGCAAACGCAGGCTCGGCCTCTCCACGGAAGTGCATAGCAATGTAA
- the ANKDD1A gene encoding ankyrin repeat and death domain-containing protein 1A isoform X1 yields the protein MGDDLASGGDTLLHSEKEFHDAAKRNDTARMEELIRRGVDIKAKNNTDRTALHWAAGAGNVDAVRLLLDHNVPVDDEDSNGRNLLHCAAQRGHIQVLEFIMEDLEDMCVDKTDQMDRTAFHLAAEYGRLEVVEFLIRLGCSHSAKDKEENTALHLAAKNGHLSVLQKIIDVGVDLDEKNLEGLTALHLAAEGSHSDCVKLLLEAGADVNAQTQKKMNCLHYTALHGYEEIARILMDAGIHTDAVNHQNASATHIAVLQNFPAMVKLFIDAECDLDIPDNRQQTSLHIAAEHGRQDIAEMILIAGVNLKLTDKQGKTSLDVAARGNHVNLADMIIKADRFYKWEKDNLNSDSDSWVAKHLTFKQDHRLETQHIRSVMWRLATKYLKPGEWKKLAHYWKFTDAHIRAIEQQWTGTKSYREHGHRMLLIWLHGVITAGENPIKGLYEGLVGIGRRDLAESIRKKANAGSASPRKCIAM from the exons ATGGGGGACGACCTGGCGTCGGGAGGCGACACCC TGCTTCATTCAGAGAAGGAGTTCCATGATGCCGCAAAGCGTAATGACACGGCCAGGATGGAGGAGCTCATCAGGAGAGGGGTCGACATCAAAGCCAAAAACAAT ACAGACCGGACTGCCCTGCACTGGGCCGCGGGTGCGGGGAATGTGGATGCTGTGCGACTGCTCCTGGATCACAATGTCCCGGTGGATGATGAAGACAGT AATGGCAGGAACCTGCTCCACTGTGCGGCTCAGAGGGGACACATCCAGGTGTTGGAGTTCATCATGGAGGACCTGGAGGACATGTGTGTGGATAAGACAGACCAG ATGGACAGGACAGCGTTTCACCTGGCTGCAGAGTATGGGCGGCTGGAGGTGGTGGAGTTCCTAATTCGGCTGGGTTGTTCTCACAGTGCCAAAGACAAG gaagaaaatacagcattgCATTTAGCTGCTAAAAATGGACATCTCTCGGTGCTGCAGAAGATTATAGATGTTGGAGTGGACCTTGATGAAAAGAACTTA GAAGGACTTACGGCTCTGCACCTGGCTGCTGAGGGGAGTCACAGTGACTGTGTGAAGCTGCTCTTGGAAGCAGGTGCCGATGTCAATGCCCAAACCCAG AAGAAGATGAACTGCCTTCATTACACAGCACTGCACGGCTATGAGGAGATAGCCAGGATCCTCATGGATGCAGGAATCCACACAGATGCTGTTAATCAT CAAAACGCATCAGCAACACACATTGCGGTACTGCAGAACTTCCCAGCCATGGTGAAGCTCTTCATCGATGCCGAGTGTGACCTTGACATTCCAGATAAT aggcagcagaccTCACTCCATATCGCTGCGGAGCATGGCAGGCAGGACATTGCTGAGATGATTCTCATTGCAGGAGTTAATCTGAAGCTAACAGACAAG CAAGGGAAAACATCTCTGGATGTCGCCGCCCGAGGCAATCACGTGAACTTGGCAGACATGATTATCAAAGCCGATCGGTTTTACAAATGGGAAAAG GACAATCTGAACAGCGACTCCGACTCCTGGGTGGCAAAGCACTTGACCTTTAAGCAGGATCACAGGCTGGAAACACAGCACATTCGCTCAGTAATGTGGAGGTTAGCTACTAAGTACCTCAAACCTGGTGAATGGAAGAAGCTGGCACATTACTGGAAATTCACTGATGCCCACATTAGGGCCATTGAGCAACAATGGACAG GCACTAAAAGCTACAGGGAGCACGGCCACAGAATGTTGCTTATCTGGCTCCATGGCGTGATCACGGCAGGAGAAAATCCAATCAAGGGATTGTACGAAGGCCTTGTGGGGATCGGAAGAAGAGATTTAGCAG AAAGCATTCGGAAAAAAGCAAACGCAGGCTCGGCCTCTCCACGGAAGTGCATAGCAATGTAA